A region from the Sphaerodactylus townsendi isolate TG3544 linkage group LG01, MPM_Stown_v2.3, whole genome shotgun sequence genome encodes:
- the HLX gene encoding H2.0-like homeobox protein isoform X1 gives MYTAGLAPFYASNFSLWSAAYCAPAGPAPGSCFPLDPAGIKKPSFCIADILHAAAGEAGGDGLAGGSSVSLAAHIGSIHAHAQFHAAGSPLRPTPVVASDSAVSFPARLSAAYPHPQHHRTPTGQNQQTHPGSAPAPSSKDLKFGIDRILSAEFDPKVKESNTLRDLTSLLASSRQTGVHVPSLQPSAGQFFASLEPLNEASGVLGPLNTTPRSSVQHQFQDTFPGPYAVLTKDTLPQTYKRKRSWSRAVFSNLQRKGLEKRFEIQKYVTKPDRKQLAAMLGLTDAQVKVWFQNRRMKWRHSKEAQAQKDKEKEPIEKVARGVGPEGEGEPGSSPSRSEGESESSEAESLELEPGSDAERTEAGAATDQALQRHAAAISLQLQLPTECETSVRPEQLSAPGSLDQGREAPRRPEPPFSLRESP, from the exons ATGTACACGGCTGGCTTGGCCCCCTTTTACGCGTCCAACTTCAGCCTCTGGTCAGCGGCGTATTGCGCTCCGGCGGGACCGGCCCCTGGCAGCTGTTTCCCCCTGGATCCCGCGGGGATCAAGAAACCTTCCTTCTGCATCGCCGACATCTTGCACGCCGCCGCTGGGGAGGCCGGGGGGGACGGCCTGGCCGGCGGCTCCTCGGTCAGCCTGGCGGCCCACATCGGCTCAATCCATGCCCACGCGCAGTTCCACGCCGCGGGCTCCCCGCTCAGGCCCACCCCTGTGGTGGCCTCGGACTCTGCTGTCTCTTTCCCCGCCAGGCTCTCGGCCGCTTACCCTCATCCCCAGCACCACCGAACTCCCACCGGACAAAACCAACAGACTCATCCGGGCTCTGCTCCCGCTCCGTCCAGCAAAGACTTGAAATTTGGGATTGACCGCATTTTATCCGCCGAGTTTGACCCGAAAGTCAAGGAAAGCAACACGCTAAGAG ATCTGACCTCCTTGTTAGCCAGCAGCCGCCAAACCGGGGTTCACGTCCCCAGCTTGCAGCCTTCCGCCGGCCAGTTCTTCGCATCACTAGAACCCCTTAACGAGGCCTCCGGGGTCTTGGGGCCCTTAAACACAACACCCAGGAGTTCAGTGCAGCACCAGTTTCAAGACACTTTTCCAG GGCCTTACGCGGTGCTCACCAAAGACACCCTGCCGCAGACCTACAAGCGGAAGCGCTCCTGGTCCCGGGCGGTTTTTTCCAATCTCCAAAGGAAAGGGCTGGAGAAGCGCTTCGAAATCCAGAAGTACGTTACCAAACCGGATCGGAAGCAGTTGGCGGCCATGTTGGGCCTCACCGACGCGCAA GTGAAAGTCTGGTTCCAGAACAGACGCATGAAGTGGAGGCACTCGAAGGAGGCGCAGGCGCAGAAAGACAAGGAGAAGGAGCCTATCGAGAAGGTTGCGAGAGGCGTGGGGCCAGAGGGTGAGGGCGAGCCGGGGAGCAGCCCGAGCCGCTCGGAAGGCGAGAGCGAAAGTAGCGAGGCCGAGTCCTTGGAGCTGGAGCCTGGCAGCGACGCCGAACGGACTGAGGCTGGGGCCGCCACTGATCAGGCCCTGCAGCGGCACGCCGCCGCCATCAGTCTTCAATTGCAACTCCCGACCGAGTGCGAGACGTCCGTTCGCCCGGAGCAGCTCTCGGCTCCCGGCAGCTTGGATCAAGGTCGAGAAGCCCCGCGGCGCCCGGAGCCCCCCTTCAGCCTGCGGGAGTCGCCCTGA
- the HLX gene encoding H2.0-like homeobox protein isoform X2 has protein sequence MYTAGLAPFYASNFSLWSAAYCAPAGPAPGSCFPLDPAGIKKPSFCIADILHAAAGEAGGDGLAGGSSVSLAAHIGSIHAHAQFHAAGSPLRPTPVVASDSAVSFPARLSAAYPHPQHHRTPTGQNQQTHPGSAPAPSSKDLKFGIDRILSAEFDPKVKESNTLRDLTSLLASSRQTGVHVPSLQPSAGQFFASLEPLNEASGVLGPLNTTPRSSVQHQFQDTFPELTSEANLSTIAWAPSLFFRGNGPYAVLTKDTLPQTYKRKRSWSRAVFSNLQRKGLEKRFEIQKYVTKPDRKQLAAMLGLTDAQVKVWFQNRRMKWRHSKEAQAQKDKEKEPIEKVARGVGPEGEGEPGSSPSRSEGESESSEAESLELEPGSDAERTEAGAATDQALQRHAAAISLQLQLPTECETSVRPEQLSAPGSLDQGREAPRRPEPPFSLRESP, from the exons ATGTACACGGCTGGCTTGGCCCCCTTTTACGCGTCCAACTTCAGCCTCTGGTCAGCGGCGTATTGCGCTCCGGCGGGACCGGCCCCTGGCAGCTGTTTCCCCCTGGATCCCGCGGGGATCAAGAAACCTTCCTTCTGCATCGCCGACATCTTGCACGCCGCCGCTGGGGAGGCCGGGGGGGACGGCCTGGCCGGCGGCTCCTCGGTCAGCCTGGCGGCCCACATCGGCTCAATCCATGCCCACGCGCAGTTCCACGCCGCGGGCTCCCCGCTCAGGCCCACCCCTGTGGTGGCCTCGGACTCTGCTGTCTCTTTCCCCGCCAGGCTCTCGGCCGCTTACCCTCATCCCCAGCACCACCGAACTCCCACCGGACAAAACCAACAGACTCATCCGGGCTCTGCTCCCGCTCCGTCCAGCAAAGACTTGAAATTTGGGATTGACCGCATTTTATCCGCCGAGTTTGACCCGAAAGTCAAGGAAAGCAACACGCTAAGAG ATCTGACCTCCTTGTTAGCCAGCAGCCGCCAAACCGGGGTTCACGTCCCCAGCTTGCAGCCTTCCGCCGGCCAGTTCTTCGCATCACTAGAACCCCTTAACGAGGCCTCCGGGGTCTTGGGGCCCTTAAACACAACACCCAGGAGTTCAGTGCAGCACCAGTTTCAAGACACTTTTCCAG AGCTTACTTCCGAAGCAAACCTAAGCACCATCGCATGGGCGCCGTCTCTGTTTTTCAGAGGAAATG GGCCTTACGCGGTGCTCACCAAAGACACCCTGCCGCAGACCTACAAGCGGAAGCGCTCCTGGTCCCGGGCGGTTTTTTCCAATCTCCAAAGGAAAGGGCTGGAGAAGCGCTTCGAAATCCAGAAGTACGTTACCAAACCGGATCGGAAGCAGTTGGCGGCCATGTTGGGCCTCACCGACGCGCAA GTGAAAGTCTGGTTCCAGAACAGACGCATGAAGTGGAGGCACTCGAAGGAGGCGCAGGCGCAGAAAGACAAGGAGAAGGAGCCTATCGAGAAGGTTGCGAGAGGCGTGGGGCCAGAGGGTGAGGGCGAGCCGGGGAGCAGCCCGAGCCGCTCGGAAGGCGAGAGCGAAAGTAGCGAGGCCGAGTCCTTGGAGCTGGAGCCTGGCAGCGACGCCGAACGGACTGAGGCTGGGGCCGCCACTGATCAGGCCCTGCAGCGGCACGCCGCCGCCATCAGTCTTCAATTGCAACTCCCGACCGAGTGCGAGACGTCCGTTCGCCCGGAGCAGCTCTCGGCTCCCGGCAGCTTGGATCAAGGTCGAGAAGCCCCGCGGCGCCCGGAGCCCCCCTTCAGCCTGCGGGAGTCGCCCTGA
- the HLX gene encoding H2.0-like homeobox protein isoform X3 → MYTAGLAPFYASNFSLWSAAYCAPAGPAPGSCFPLDPAGIKKPSFCIADILHAAAGEAGGDGLAGGSSVSLAAHIGSIHAHAQFHAAGSPLRPTPVVASDSAVSFPARLSAAYPHPQHHRTPTGQNQQTHPGSAPAPSSKDLKFGIDRILSAEFDPKVKESNTLRGPYAVLTKDTLPQTYKRKRSWSRAVFSNLQRKGLEKRFEIQKYVTKPDRKQLAAMLGLTDAQVKVWFQNRRMKWRHSKEAQAQKDKEKEPIEKVARGVGPEGEGEPGSSPSRSEGESESSEAESLELEPGSDAERTEAGAATDQALQRHAAAISLQLQLPTECETSVRPEQLSAPGSLDQGREAPRRPEPPFSLRESP, encoded by the exons ATGTACACGGCTGGCTTGGCCCCCTTTTACGCGTCCAACTTCAGCCTCTGGTCAGCGGCGTATTGCGCTCCGGCGGGACCGGCCCCTGGCAGCTGTTTCCCCCTGGATCCCGCGGGGATCAAGAAACCTTCCTTCTGCATCGCCGACATCTTGCACGCCGCCGCTGGGGAGGCCGGGGGGGACGGCCTGGCCGGCGGCTCCTCGGTCAGCCTGGCGGCCCACATCGGCTCAATCCATGCCCACGCGCAGTTCCACGCCGCGGGCTCCCCGCTCAGGCCCACCCCTGTGGTGGCCTCGGACTCTGCTGTCTCTTTCCCCGCCAGGCTCTCGGCCGCTTACCCTCATCCCCAGCACCACCGAACTCCCACCGGACAAAACCAACAGACTCATCCGGGCTCTGCTCCCGCTCCGTCCAGCAAAGACTTGAAATTTGGGATTGACCGCATTTTATCCGCCGAGTTTGACCCGAAAGTCAAGGAAAGCAACACGCTAAGAG GGCCTTACGCGGTGCTCACCAAAGACACCCTGCCGCAGACCTACAAGCGGAAGCGCTCCTGGTCCCGGGCGGTTTTTTCCAATCTCCAAAGGAAAGGGCTGGAGAAGCGCTTCGAAATCCAGAAGTACGTTACCAAACCGGATCGGAAGCAGTTGGCGGCCATGTTGGGCCTCACCGACGCGCAA GTGAAAGTCTGGTTCCAGAACAGACGCATGAAGTGGAGGCACTCGAAGGAGGCGCAGGCGCAGAAAGACAAGGAGAAGGAGCCTATCGAGAAGGTTGCGAGAGGCGTGGGGCCAGAGGGTGAGGGCGAGCCGGGGAGCAGCCCGAGCCGCTCGGAAGGCGAGAGCGAAAGTAGCGAGGCCGAGTCCTTGGAGCTGGAGCCTGGCAGCGACGCCGAACGGACTGAGGCTGGGGCCGCCACTGATCAGGCCCTGCAGCGGCACGCCGCCGCCATCAGTCTTCAATTGCAACTCCCGACCGAGTGCGAGACGTCCGTTCGCCCGGAGCAGCTCTCGGCTCCCGGCAGCTTGGATCAAGGTCGAGAAGCCCCGCGGCGCCCGGAGCCCCCCTTCAGCCTGCGGGAGTCGCCCTGA